Proteins from a single region of Oncorhynchus gorbuscha isolate QuinsamMale2020 ecotype Even-year unplaced genomic scaffold, OgorEven_v1.0 Un_scaffold_3050, whole genome shotgun sequence:
- the LOC124027259 gene encoding T-cell immunoreceptor with Ig and ITIM domains-like isoform X2 — MEKCRLSAVLLLAHIGLSSVLEAQVSVEPQVTGYQGNDVTLRCKLLQGTLIQAEWQWEMSDTKKFSIAVFNPNLGQNISGSPLKGRLEFAGASAGDSSITIKDVEMTDAGKYICLLTVFPSGSFERTTILTVLNQIPPPSSGEVVGIVTAALLVTAVVTATAYLIIARKRHKALFNPSVSIDASSLVVNADRTGRQEDLVYSEIVRFNIDKRKAHDPSGEDQKDADVKPAEDVTYSAVAVGQQHSLREDTVYSQVVRKDWDIDDVWTV; from the exons ATGGAAAAATGCAGACTGTCTGCCGTTTTGCTGCTGGCACACATTGGCCTCTCTTCAG TGTTGGAAGCTCAGGTCAGTGTTGAACCACAGGTGACAGGGTACCAGGGTAATGATGTCACACTGCGTTGTAAGTTGCTCCAGGGCACTCTCATTCAGGCTGAGTGGCAGTGGGAGATGTCAGATACTAAAAAGTTTTCCATAGCTGTCTTTAACCCTAACTTAGGGCAAAACATTTCTGGGTCACCTCTAAAAGGGAGGTTGGAGTTCGCTGGAGCTTCCGCCGGTGATTCCTCTATTACTATAAAAGATGTGGAGATGACTGATGCAGGGAAATACATCTGTCTCCTGACAGTCTTCCCCAGTGGCTCATTTGAGAGAACAACCATCCTCACTGTACTGA ATCAGATTCCACCTCCATCATCTGGCGAGGTTGTGGGAATTGTTACCGCAGCCCTCCTGGTAACAGCTGTCGTGACAGCCACAGCTTACCTCATCATTGCCAGGAAGAG GCACAAGGCTTTATTCAACCCCTCTGTCAGCATTG ATGCAAGCAGCCTGGTGGTCAATGCAGacaggacaggaagacaggaG GACCTGGTTTATTCTGAGATCGTCAGATTCAACATTGACAAGAGGAAAGCACACGACCCATCTGGAGAAGACCAGAAAGATGCAGATGTCAAGCCAGCTGAGGATGTCACCTACTCTGCAGTGGCAGTGGGACAACAGCATTCTTTAAGGGAAGACACAGTTTACTCTCAGGTGGTGAGAAAGGACTGGGACATAGATGATGTATGGACTGTCTAA
- the LOC124027259 gene encoding uncharacterized protein LOC124027259 isoform X3, with translation MEKCRLSAVLLLAHIGLSSVVLEAQVSVEPQVTGYQGNDVTLRWRLEFAGASAGDSSITIKDVEMTDAGKYICLLTVFPSGSFERTTILTVLNQIPPPSSGEVVGIVTAALLVTAVVTATAYLIIARKRHKALFNPSVSIDASSLVVNADRTGRQEDLVYSEIVRFNIDKRKAHDPSGEDQKDADVKPAEDVTYSAVAVGQQHSLREDTVYSQVVRKDWDIDDVWTV, from the exons ATGGAAAAATGCAGACTGTCTGCCGTTTTGCTGCTGGCACACATTGGCCTCTCTTCAG TAGTGTTGGAAGCTCAGGTCAGTGTTGAACCACAGGTGACAGGGTACCAGGGTAATGATGTCACACTGCGTT GGAGGTTGGAGTTCGCTGGAGCTTCCGCCGGTGATTCCTCTATTACTATAAAAGATGTGGAGATGACTGATGCAGGGAAATACATCTGTCTCCTGACAGTCTTCCCCAGTGGCTCATTTGAGAGAACAACCATCCTCACTGTACTGA ATCAGATTCCACCTCCATCATCTGGCGAGGTTGTGGGAATTGTTACCGCAGCCCTCCTGGTAACAGCTGTCGTGACAGCCACAGCTTACCTCATCATTGCCAGGAAGAG GCACAAGGCTTTATTCAACCCCTCTGTCAGCATTG ATGCAAGCAGCCTGGTGGTCAATGCAGacaggacaggaagacaggaG GACCTGGTTTATTCTGAGATCGTCAGATTCAACATTGACAAGAGGAAAGCACACGACCCATCTGGAGAAGACCAGAAAGATGCAGATGTCAAGCCAGCTGAGGATGTCACCTACTCTGCAGTGGCAGTGGGACAACAGCATTCTTTAAGGGAAGACACAGTTTACTCTCAGGTGGTGAGAAAGGACTGGGACATAGATGATGTATGGACTGTCTAA
- the LOC124027259 gene encoding uncharacterized protein LOC124027259 isoform X4 → MEKCRLSAVLLLAHIGLSSVLEAQVSVEPQVTGYQGNDVTLRWRLEFAGASAGDSSITIKDVEMTDAGKYICLLTVFPSGSFERTTILTVLNQIPPPSSGEVVGIVTAALLVTAVVTATAYLIIARKRHKALFNPSVSIDASSLVVNADRTGRQEDLVYSEIVRFNIDKRKAHDPSGEDQKDADVKPAEDVTYSAVAVGQQHSLREDTVYSQVVRKDWDIDDVWTV, encoded by the exons ATGGAAAAATGCAGACTGTCTGCCGTTTTGCTGCTGGCACACATTGGCCTCTCTTCAG TGTTGGAAGCTCAGGTCAGTGTTGAACCACAGGTGACAGGGTACCAGGGTAATGATGTCACACTGCGTT GGAGGTTGGAGTTCGCTGGAGCTTCCGCCGGTGATTCCTCTATTACTATAAAAGATGTGGAGATGACTGATGCAGGGAAATACATCTGTCTCCTGACAGTCTTCCCCAGTGGCTCATTTGAGAGAACAACCATCCTCACTGTACTGA ATCAGATTCCACCTCCATCATCTGGCGAGGTTGTGGGAATTGTTACCGCAGCCCTCCTGGTAACAGCTGTCGTGACAGCCACAGCTTACCTCATCATTGCCAGGAAGAG GCACAAGGCTTTATTCAACCCCTCTGTCAGCATTG ATGCAAGCAGCCTGGTGGTCAATGCAGacaggacaggaagacaggaG GACCTGGTTTATTCTGAGATCGTCAGATTCAACATTGACAAGAGGAAAGCACACGACCCATCTGGAGAAGACCAGAAAGATGCAGATGTCAAGCCAGCTGAGGATGTCACCTACTCTGCAGTGGCAGTGGGACAACAGCATTCTTTAAGGGAAGACACAGTTTACTCTCAGGTGGTGAGAAAGGACTGGGACATAGATGATGTATGGACTGTCTAA
- the LOC124027259 gene encoding T-cell immunoreceptor with Ig and ITIM domains-like isoform X1 — translation MEKCRLSAVLLLAHIGLSSVVLEAQVSVEPQVTGYQGNDVTLRCKLLQGTLIQAEWQWEMSDTKKFSIAVFNPNLGQNISGSPLKGRLEFAGASAGDSSITIKDVEMTDAGKYICLLTVFPSGSFERTTILTVLNQIPPPSSGEVVGIVTAALLVTAVVTATAYLIIARKRHKALFNPSVSIDASSLVVNADRTGRQEDLVYSEIVRFNIDKRKAHDPSGEDQKDADVKPAEDVTYSAVAVGQQHSLREDTVYSQVVRKDWDIDDVWTV, via the exons ATGGAAAAATGCAGACTGTCTGCCGTTTTGCTGCTGGCACACATTGGCCTCTCTTCAG TAGTGTTGGAAGCTCAGGTCAGTGTTGAACCACAGGTGACAGGGTACCAGGGTAATGATGTCACACTGCGTTGTAAGTTGCTCCAGGGCACTCTCATTCAGGCTGAGTGGCAGTGGGAGATGTCAGATACTAAAAAGTTTTCCATAGCTGTCTTTAACCCTAACTTAGGGCAAAACATTTCTGGGTCACCTCTAAAAGGGAGGTTGGAGTTCGCTGGAGCTTCCGCCGGTGATTCCTCTATTACTATAAAAGATGTGGAGATGACTGATGCAGGGAAATACATCTGTCTCCTGACAGTCTTCCCCAGTGGCTCATTTGAGAGAACAACCATCCTCACTGTACTGA ATCAGATTCCACCTCCATCATCTGGCGAGGTTGTGGGAATTGTTACCGCAGCCCTCCTGGTAACAGCTGTCGTGACAGCCACAGCTTACCTCATCATTGCCAGGAAGAG GCACAAGGCTTTATTCAACCCCTCTGTCAGCATTG ATGCAAGCAGCCTGGTGGTCAATGCAGacaggacaggaagacaggaG GACCTGGTTTATTCTGAGATCGTCAGATTCAACATTGACAAGAGGAAAGCACACGACCCATCTGGAGAAGACCAGAAAGATGCAGATGTCAAGCCAGCTGAGGATGTCACCTACTCTGCAGTGGCAGTGGGACAACAGCATTCTTTAAGGGAAGACACAGTTTACTCTCAGGTGGTGAGAAAGGACTGGGACATAGATGATGTATGGACTGTCTAA